In Mammaliicoccus sp. Marseille-Q6498, the genomic stretch TCCATAAACTGACGGAAAATAGGCATTTCATCTTCACTTAAGAAACGTACTTTAACACCATTTTTTTGAACTTTCTTAGTATTACGCTTTCTAAGACTATCCATGTTTTTAATGAGTGTTTTTTCGTCCATACCTTCTAAGTCTAGTACAGAATGCCATCTAATTTGATGAATCGGATGGAAACCAGTTGAGAAACCTTGATGTTCATACCCTAAAGATTCAAATTGTTGAATAAGTCCATCTCTATTAAATGACTTTTTAACATCCCCGTCATGATCTCTTAATTGGTATGGTAAATACGGGTCAATTCTGAAAAATAATCCTTTATAACCTTTTAAATATGTCACAATTTCTTTGAAGAAAAAGTCGACAAGTTCTTTATTATCATAATCCATTACTGGACCTCTATTAGAGTAAAAGTAATTAAACTTTTTCATAACTGGTACACTCGTTAATAAACATGCTGCAACTACTTCGTCATGATCATCTTTAACGCCAACTAAATGTGTTGAAGTCCCTTCTGATATTTTTAATTCATAGTTACCAACCTCTTGAGTAAAATGAGCATAAGGCATTTGATTCGTGAATGCTTCAAATTCACCAGTCGTTAAATTTGTAAATTTCATTTATATAATACTCCCAATCTAATATTTATGTATTTATAACAATTATACAATATTTTTTCTTTATTCTAAAACAATACTCATTACTTATCCATTATTTCATAAATAAAACCGCTTTATGGCAGGTTTTTGTGTATTAATTACATATTCTATTAAAAACTCGCTTGCCTAGGGTACAGTCTCAGCCTGTAGTCTTCGACTCGTACTATTCCCTTAGGCGTCTCGTTTTTAATCGTTTTTTGTTTTTTAAATAAATCCTTATTTACACTTTCAACGATTCCTATTCGTTAGCCATCATAATAAAAAAATAAAAACCCGCCTTATGGCAGGTTTTTATTTTTAAATGGCTTTATTTTATGATATTTACAAATTTCTCAGCGACTTCTTGACTTGAGTTTGGATTTTGACCTGTTACAAATTTACCATCTGCAACTGTATGTGATTCAAAATCTCCACCTTTTACAAAACGTGCACCTTGTTCTTCTAATTGTGATTGTAGTAGAAATGGTACGTCGTTATCAAGCTGCATTGCTTTTTCTTCGCTATCTGTAAAAGCAGTCAGTTTCACGTCGTTTACTAAATAATTTCCATCAGGCAATTTCGCACCAACAAATGCGCTTGGTCCGTGACAAACTGCACCGATGACTTTATCATTTTCTCTATAATAAGCGAGCATATTTTCTAAGTCTGGATTGTTTGGGAAATCAAATACTGTCCCGTGACCGCCTGGTAAAAATATGCCGTCATAATTTTCAAATACAATGTCTTTAATACCATTTGTTTGTTGTAACTTTTCTAAAACATCATGATATTCTTTCGTTTCATTTTCTTGAGTTGAGTTAGGATCAATTGGGACACTTCCACCGTTTACTGATGCAATGTCTACTTCTAATCCATTTTTAATAAATACTTTGTAAGGAATTGCTGCTTCTTCTAGCCATAGTCCAGTTGGTTTACCATCTTTAAATTGAGATGCATTTGTAACAACTATCAATACTTTTTTGCTCATTAGAAACACTCCTTTTCTCTTGTTATTTTTGATTATAACATGAGGTGTATCTCTTTTTCTTCTCTTAAGGGTTTGAATAAATTTTATTATTCGTCTAATGCGTTTCTAATTGATTTTAAGTACGCTTCTGTTTCTTGAGTCGCATCGTTTTCTAATCTTTTTACAATTTCACTTCCTATTACTATGCCATCACTAAAAGCTTTTATTTCTTTTGCATGATCAACTGTTTTAATACCAAAACCACATACTACCGGAACTTGTGAATGTTCTTTAATGAATTGGATTTTATCTTTTAATCCTTCATGGAATCCTCTACCATCTCCAGTTGTTGCATTCATCGTGACTGTATAAATAAAACCTTCAGCATTTTCTGCAATTTGTTTAATTCTTTCATCACTAGAAGTCATAGCAACTAAAGAAATCAGTTTAATACGTGATGCTTTTAATTTTTCTTTAAAACGTTGACCAAGTTCAAATGGTAAATCGGGAATGATAAGTCCATAAACGTTGGCTTCAGCTATTCTTTCGATAAATTTTTCGACGCCATATGAATCAATTAAATTGTAATACGTCATGAATAAATAAGGCGTTTTGATATCTTGTTTATGTTGAATCAATTGATCAATAATTTTATTCACTGTCATACCTTGTTTGATTGCTTCTTGACCTGCTTTCATAATCGTTGGTCCGTCTGCAACTGGATCTGAAAAAGGCAAACCAATTTCAATAAAGTCCGCACCGTTTTTATCCATTAGTTTAACAGATTCTATAAAATCTTGATTACCCATTACGTAAGGTATAAACAGTTTATTCATATTGTTGACCCTCCTCACCTTGCATATATTTTCTAATTGTTTCCATATCTTTATCTCCTCTACCAGATACAGTTACAACAATAATTTCATCTTTGTCCATCGTAGGTGCTAATTGTTCAACATAACTTAAGGCATGTGCACTTTCAATTGCTGGTATAATACCTTCTAATTGTGTGAACTTTATAAGTGCATCCATAGCTTCTTTATCATTGGCGTTAGGATATTCAACACGTCCAATATGATTATAATAACTATGTTCTGGACCTACTCCTGGATAGTCTAATCCTGCTGAAATAGAATGTGCAAGTTCAACTTGTCCATTTTCATCTTGAATTAAGTACATTCTTGAACCATGTAACACACCAGGTTTTCCTTTGTTAATCGCAAGCGCATGTTTTGGTGTATCTACGCCTTTACCGGCAGCTTCTACACCATATAATTTAACTGAATCATCATTTATAAATGGATAAAATGTGCCGATAGCGTTTGAACCACCACCAATACAAGCTACTACTGCATCAGGTAAACGAGATTCTTTTTCTAATATTTGAGTTTTAATTTCTTTTCCGATAACACTTTGTAAATCACGCACAATTGTTGGGAATGGATGTGGTCCTAAAGCTGAACCTAGTAAATAGTGTGTATCTTCTACGTTTGAAACCCAATATTGTAATGCTTTGTTTACAGCATCTGATAATGTACCTTGTCCGTCTGTAACAGGTACGACTTTTGCGCCAAGTAATTCCATTCTAAATACGTTAAGCGCTTGTCTTTCAATATCTTCTTCACCCATAAATACGATCAATTCCATATCAAATAATGCTGCGATTGTTGCACTTGCTACACCGTGTTGCCCAGCTCCAGTTTCAGCTACAAGTTTTCTTTTGCCCATTTTTTGAGCAATCAACGCTTGTCCTAGTGCATTATTAATTTTATGTGCACCAGTATGATTTAAATCTTCACGTTTTAAATATATTTTTGCACCGCCTAGTTCTTCTGTATATCTTTTTGCGTATGTTAAAGGTGTTTCTCGGCCTACATAATCTTTTAAATATCCGTTTAACGTTTTATGAAATTCAGGATCATTCTTTAATTGTTGATACGTATCATTTAATTCTTGAACGGCCGGCATTAACGTTTCTGGTACATATTGCCCACCGAACTCTCCGAAGAAACCTAAGTCGTCTGCTTCAAGCTGTATTTGTTCTTTCATGCTTATCATCCCTTCAAATTTGTTAATAATGTTTTGATTTTATAGTTATCTTTTTTACCGTTCGTTTCAATTCCACTCGAAATATCATATCCTATATTGTTTAACTTTAATGACTCAATATGATTGATTTTTTCTAAGTCTAAGCCCCCTGCTATTAAATACGGAACTTCATCGATTGCTTTTAAAATTGACCAATCAAAAGATATCCCCGTACCACCATAATTTGTTGAAGGTGTATCTATAAGAAATAAATCTATATGATTTTTAAAAGTTTGAATTTGATGCGGTAATTGTTCATTAGCTGGAATGGCTTTAAAAACTTTCAAATGTGGATATAACGATTGAACTTGTTTTATAAATTCAATATCTTCGTCACCATGAAATTGAATAGTATTAATCGTTGTCGTTTCAACAAGTTCCTTAACTTCTTCAATTGAAGGATTAACAACGACAGCCACTTTATCTATATTTCCAGGAATACTATGACTTAAATTTTTGATTTCATTTATGGATACATATCGTTTACTTTTCGGAAAAGTAATAAATCCAATCGCATCAACATGATGATCGATAGCTGTGTCTATTGATTCTTTTTCTTTAAAGCCGCAACATTTAATGTACATGTCGCTCACCACGTTTTTGTAATCTTAAACTTGGTAAGAAATGTTCTAAATGAGGATGTTTCATTAAAGATTCACCAATAAGCGCACCATCGATACCACTATCTATTATAGACTCAACATCTTCTAAAGTACGAATACCACTTTCTGAGATATAAGTTACGTTTGATTTTATATCCATTAATATTTCGTTTGTATGTTTAACGTCTGTTACAAAGCGTTTTAAGTCTCTATTGTTTACACCTATTAAATCTGCATTAATGCGATGTGCCACTGCTAGTTCTTCTTTATCATGAACCTCTACTAATATTTCTAATCCTTTTCCTTTAGCATAATCATAAAGATCTCTTATCTCTTCTTCAGAAAGAATATTGACGATTAATAATATAATCGAAGCACCAACGTGATGTGCTAAGTCGATTTGTCTTTTATCAATAATAAAATCTTTACATAAGACAGGAAGTGTTGTTTTAGTTGTTAAATTTTGTAGCCTTTCATAACTACCGTCGAAATATTTTTCATCTGTTAAAATCGAGATTGCTGAGGCGCCATATTGTTCGTAAAGTTTAATTTGAGTTGCCATATCTCTTTTCGGTATATCTGAAACAGTTGGGCTTTTTGCTTTTAGCTCAGCAATAATATTAAGTTTTGAATCTTGCTTAACACGATTTAAAAACGTACATTTATGTTGAATATCTACTTTTTCTAAATTTGCTAATTTTTCTTCATAATAACCAGCGTTCAGTAATTCTTTTTTATATTCTACGATTTCATCCAATATTGTCATAAACTTCTCCTCCAACTAACTCAAGAATATTAATTGCTTGTTTATTATCGATGATGTCTTCTGCAATCGACACGCCTTCTTCAATTGTTTCTGCTTTTCCAGAAATGTATAAAGCAAGTGCTGCATTTAATACAACAACATCTCTTTTTGGACCTTTATCTTGTCCTGTTAAAATGTCTAACGTGATTTTTTTATTTTCTTTTGGTGTTCCACCTTTTAAAGCATCATTACTTGCTGGTTGGAGTCCATAATCACGCGCATTTACTGTATATTTTTCTATAGTTTTATCTTCTGAAATTTCATATACAATATTGTCTCCAGATAAAGTTGCTTCATCCATTCCGCCAGCACCGTGTAATACAATCGCACGTTTACGTCCTAATTTATTTAAAGCATTTGCTATAGTTTCTAATTTACTTTCATCGTAAACACCCATCACTTGAAAATCTAATTGATATGGATGAATCATAGGACCAATTAAATTAAATGCTGTTGGTGTAGGAATTGTTTTTCTTACAGGTTGAACAGTTTTCATAATCGGATATGTTTCAGTAGCACTTAAAAATGCTAAATTCGTTTGATTGACCACTTCAGTTGCTTTACTAATTGGTGTAGTATTGATGTTTAATGCTGATAATATATCGATACTACCTGTTTTTGAAGTAATGCTCTTATTCCCGTGTTTTAATACTTTTAATCCTGCTGCAGCTACTATAAATGAAGCGGTTGTAGATATATTAAAACTGCCTGAATGATCGCCACCCGTACCACAAACACAAATACTGTCTTCTATATATGGTCGTTCTTTATATGTTGTTTCTATTAAACTTTCGGTTAAATTTGATAATTCATCAGAAGTTTCACCTTTCATGCTTAAAGCGACTAAGTGTGCAACTTTTAAAGTGACATCTTCTTCTTCGTTCATCATTAAATCTACAAATGATTTCATTTCTACTTCATTTAAATTACGATATTGAATGAGTTGTTTTAATGTGTTCATGATGTGCACCTTCCTTAGTTTGATTTATAAAAGCTTCGATAATTTCAGTTCCATAATCTGAAGCAAATGATTCTGGATGATATTGTATGCCATAGTGTGGATGAGTTTTATGTTCGAACGATTGGATAGCATCTTTTGTTCTACCTGTAATCGTTAAACATTTTGGAAAAGTCTTTTCATCGCTTATGAGTGAATGATATCTCATAATATTAAAGCCGGTATTTAAGTTTTTATATAGTACCGAAGATTCTAGTAAATCTATTTGGTCTACTTTTCCATGTTTCACTTCTTTACCAACAATGACAGTACCGCCGTAATATGTTGTGAGCGCTTGAGCACCTAAACATATACCTAAAATCGGTTTATCTTGATAAGCTTCGATAATTTTATTTAAGTCGTCTGTGTCATCTGGATGTCCTGGTCCTGGTGAAATGACTAAACCATCTATAGTTAAATTTAATGGTGCTTCATCTGGATGATAAATTTGTACGTCTTCAAATTGTTCTATTAAGTCAACTAAGTTATATGTGAATGAATCATAATTATCTATTACTAATATCATGGCGATACCTCCAATAAACTTTTTGCTTTAATCATTGTTTCTTTAAGTTCTTTATTAGGATTTGAATCATAAACGACACCACATCCAGCTTCAACATTTACATATTCTGAATCTACGACCATCGTACGGATAGCTAATGCAAAATCTAAATCGTGATTGCAATTAATGTATCCAACGCCACCAGCATATATACCTCTTTTTTGTTTTCTACTTTCGTATAAACGCGTTATAGCTCTTGTTTTAGGTGCGCCAGATACTGTTCCAGCAGGTAATAGTGCTGTAATCATTTGAAGCGGTGTAATTTCAGGTTTGATTTTCCCTTCTACTATTGTGTAGATGTGCATCACATGTTCAAATCTTTCAATTGTCATTAATTTCGGTATATGAACTGTTCCTCTTTGAGCAATGATATTTAAATCATTTCTTCCAAGATCTACTAACATACGATGTTCTGATAATTCTTTTTCATCTGTTAGCAATTCGATTTCATTTTGTTTATCTTCTTCTTCAGTCGCGCCACGTTTATGTGTACCTGCTATCGGATTTGTTGTAATAACATCACCTTCTTTTTTTATAAAACTTTCTGGTGATGAACCAATTACTGTTCTTTCTTCGTCATCGACATAATACATATAAGGACTTGGATTTTGTCTTTTTAAATTTTTATAAAGTTGAAGTTTTAATTCATCTTGATGAGACGCTTCAAAATAATGTTTATATTTATAAATTCTTGAAGGGACAACTTGGAACATGTCTCCTTTACTAATTAAAGATTTGAAATACGTCACTTCTTTCATGAAATCTTCTTCAGAAATATTTGTTTCAAGTTCCCCTCGTTTGCTATGTTCAATTTTATTTTGAAATAGTGGTACTTTTTTTAAATCATTAAACAAGTTGTTCAATTCATCGCTTAGTTCATTTTCATCTTTATCACTAAATAAATTTGTCGCAATTATAAATAAATCTTCTTTGAAATGATCAAATACATAAGCTGATTCAACAAGATTAAATGAAACATCTGGATAATCTGATTTCACTTCTATTTGTTTTAAAAGTTTATTTTGGTATCTGATTAAGTCAAAGCTACAATAACCAATTAAACCTGATACAAATGGTAAGTGTGATAATTCATCTGGAATATCTTCATTTTTTATATTATTTATAAATTTTTCTAAAGCTTCATATGGTGCTTCGTGTTGAATGTGTTCTTCGCCATTTAATATAATTTGAAAGTAATCATCATGTAAGTTCACTTTTCCAATTGCATCAAAAGCAACAATTGAAAATCTGCCTTTCATTTGATCTGTACTTGCACTTTCTAAAATCATTTTTTTATTTTTTATTTGTCCTAAAGCTTCTGGTGTAATATCAGCATTTAATTTTTTATATTTTATATTCATCATTTTTCCTCCTAAATAAAAACCGCGCATAAACATCCTAAATTAACAGGACGCTTATGCGCGGTACCACCTTGATTAATAAGTTTTCACTTATTCACTCATTCATTATTTTATTTTTACGACATGATCCCCATTTCTAAATTAAAGTGTGTTAGTTTCCATCAACCACTAACTTTCTATTCGCTACATGTTTTAATTTATACTTATGATCACTGAATTTTTATATACAAAAAGACACCACAATTACGCATTCTGTAAGGACGCGTTACCGTGGTGCCACCTTAGTTAACATTGATATCATGTTCACTTTAATTTTAATTTAATTTTACATTTATTCAAAAGCCCAATTCTCTCATTGTGTGCTGTGCTAATTTACATCACCCATTAGCTTTCTAATTGCTACAAACATCACGAGATACTTATCTTTCAAATTCCGAATGATTGCTTCGGATTAATTAAGTATCACTATACGAGAATATTTTTTAAAAGTCAACCTTTTAATTATTTAATTACTTTTTATACTAGATAAGCAATAAGCACGCAACAATTTTTCACTTTCTAAAATTGAATCTTCATGTGTACGTTCTAACGCATGAGATGACTCTATTCCTGCACCAAATAAACCGTGACGAATATCTGCACCAGCATGTAGTGCCGCAGAAGCATCAGATCCATAGAATGGATATATATCTAGTTTATATTTAATATCGTGTTCTTTACATAATTCTACAAAATGATTTCGTAAACCAACATGATATGGTCCCGAAGCATCTTTCACACAAATCGATACTGTATATTCATCTGAAGTTTGGCCATCACCTAAAGCGCCCATATCAAAAGCAATAAATTCTACTACTTTTTCTGAAATACTTGAGTTGGCACCATAGCCAATTTCCTCATTGTTAGAAATATAAAATTGAGTCGTATGTGGTAATTCTATATTCTCTTCTTTAATATATTTTAAAAATTGTAAAACCATCGCAACACTTGCCTTATCATCAAGATGACGAGATTTCACAAATCCTGAAGCTGTATGTTCAAAACGAGGGTCAAAACTAACAGCGTCCCCTACTTCAATTCCAAGCGCTCTAGTATCTTCCGCATTGAACACTTTCTCATCAATTCTAACTTCCATATGTTCAGCATCTCTAGGAATTTCAGTATTATTTTTATAAACATGTACACTCGTTTCGTGTAAACAAATCGTTCCTGATATTTCTAAGCCCGTTTGCGTTGTGATTGTACAATATTCACCTTCAATTGCATTCCAACTAAAGCCACCTATTAAATCTAATTTTAATCTACCATCTGATTTAATGTCTTTAACGATAGCGCCCAATGTATCGACATGTGCAGTAATTAAACGTTGTTCCTCATCATTTTTACCAGGAACATGAATGAATAAACCACCTTTATTCGTAGTGCTCGTGCTATAATTTAATGATTCAGCTACATTTTTGCAATATTCAATAGCCGGATCTGCAAAACCCGATGGACTATTAATATTTACAAGTTCTTTAATCGTTGAAATTGTATCTTTAACATTTATCTTCATTTTCCCACTCCTAACTTGTTAATTTTCATTTTAAACTTTTAAAAAAATAAATCAATATCACTTGTTTCAAGCTCTAACTTGCTTTAAACTATTAAAGTATTGGAGGGATTTTATGCAACGTATATTCATAGTAGGTTTAGGATTAATTGGCGGAAGTTTAATTCAAAATATTAAATACCATCATCCACATATACATATTACAGGTTACGATTTCTTTGAAAAGCATTCTGAAATTGCACTTTCAATGCATATGATAGATGAAATTGCCCTTGATTTTGATACGGCTGCAAAAGACGCAGACTTAATTATTTTAGCAACACCTGTACAACAATCTATCGAATACGGTAAGAGATTATTAGAAATTGAAACAAAACCTGGCCTTATCGTGACGGACACAGGTAGTACAAAAATTGGTTTAAGTACACTTGAAACTGACTTGCTCCATAAAAATATCCACTTAATCGGTGGTCATCCTATGGCCGGTAGTCATAAATCAGGTGTGATCAATTCTAAAAAACACCTTTTCGAAAATGCATATTACGTGTTAATTTTTGATCAAGAAGAAAATGAACCAGCATATAGTGAAATTAAATTATTATTAGAACCTACTAAAGCTAAATTTATAAAAATGTCAGCAAAAGAACATGACTACGTTACCGGCGTTGTAAGTCATTTTCCGCATATCATTGCCTCAAGTTTAATTCATATGAACGAAGAGAACACGAAAGTCTCAGAATATGTTAAAACATTAGCGGCAGGCGGATTTCGTGACATTACCCGTATCGCTAGTAGTAACGCAGATATGTGGAGAGATATCACATTAGAAAACAAAGCACATCTCGTGACTTTAATGGAAAATTGGATTGAACAAATGGAACGAACTAAAGAAATCATCCAAGAAGGAAATCCAAGTTTAATTCATGATTTCTTCTCCAGTGCTAAAACATATCGCGATAAACTCCCAGTTAAAGAACAAGGCGCATTAACGTCAACATTTGATTTATATGTCGATATCCCCGATAAACCAGGGATGATCAGTGAAGTTACAAGAATTCTTGGTCAAAATCATATTTCTATTACAAACATTAGAATTTTAGAAGTCAGAGAAGATATTATGGGTGCATTACGATTAAGCTTTAAATCCAGTAACGATAGAGACAGAGCAATAGAAGCACTCAATACATTTGATACGTATACATTGTAATGAAAAATAAAGAATTGTAGATGATATCGAGCGCTAAGTTGCTAGATTCATCAGTTTAGCAATTTAGACTCGCTCTATGTTGCTAGATTCACCAGTTTAGCAATTTAGGGCCACTCTATGTTGCTAGATTTGCCAGTTTAGCAATTTAGAGTCCTTCTATGTTGCTAGATTTACCAGTTTAGCAATTTAGGAACATTCTATGTTGCATGTCGGGCTCCACTTGCAACTTAGCAACCTTCTATATTGCATGTCGGGCTCCACTTGCAACTTAGCGACTCTCTATATTGCATGTCGGGCTCCACTTGCAACTTAGCGTCCTTCTATATTGCATGTCAGGCTCCACTTGCAATATAGAGCTCATATTAATAGTCAATTCTATAAAAAAGACAAACTTGAGAAAACATCTTCTCAAGTTTGTCTTTTTTATAATGTTTCAGAAACTTTTTTCGTATAATACATTGTATTGATCAAATATAAAATAATCATTAATGTTACTGAGAAAAATTGATTATTATTTGAAACCATACTGTATATAGAACTAAGACAAATTATGCCTATAATTATTTGTTGATTGAGAACATGGGTTTTTTGAAGTGCTACCAACGTTATATACTGTTCTCCACTGTCCATCATATCTATTAATTTTTCATTTAATTTTTTATCCCATGGTTTCGGATAGTTTCGCTCTGGATACAATTTTCCTAAAATTGATAAAAATCTATATGATAAAATTGTAATAACAATCATTACCAATATGTAAATTATTAATGACATAATATTTGGTTCGTCTGTCATATTTATTGCAATATTAAGTATGATTAAACCAAGTGTTGTTACCAAACCAAGTAGAACTGGTGGAAAAATTAAAGTTCTTTCAAGTTGAATTTCTATTTCATCTTCATTTTCTTCTGTTGTTTCAATTTCTCTTAAATTTTTTGCTTTCTTGTAAACATTCATTAGCATAAATATTAATACAATTATAAATACTAATATGACAATCGTAGCAATGTCTGTCTGAGTTTTTGTAAGTTTTATTTCTAGAACTCCGTGATTGTCGCTTAAAAAGGTTGATGATAAACCACCTATTAAACCACCGATAATCATATATAAAATAAAATTACCTATCATCAATATTTTTTTATTTTTCATAGTTCATCCTCCTCGAAAATGAAAACTTCTTCCACATTCTCTTTTAATATTCTAGCGATTCGGACAGCAGTCAGTATTGACGGCATAAAATTATTACGTTCTATTAATGATACTGTCTGTCTAGAAATTCCAGCTTTTTTCGCTAATTCAGTTTGGTTATATCCTTCACGGGCTCGTAATTCCTTCACCCTGTTTTTCATTAAACCACCACCTACACGCATTAATATACACTATTGTAGTCAAAATGACAAATATAGTTGTCAAATTTTATAAAAAAGAAAGCTAAGATAAAAATATCTCAGCCTCTAATTTTTTCTGCTAGATGTATATAACATTCTATATATTTGTTCGCTTTGTTTTTCAATTAAAATTTTACTATTTTCAATGGCTTCGTTAAGTGTCATTGGTCCGTTCGTTATACTAAATGCTGCTGCTAAGCCTTGTTCATGTAGTGATGATAAATCTCCTTCTATGCTGCCTCCAATTGCAATAACTGGTATGTTGTATGCTTTTGCTACTTTACAAACGCCTGATATTACTTTTCCTCCAGCGGTTTGTCCGTCAATTTTTCCTTCTCCAGTAACAATATAATCGAATTGTTTCTCTTCAATTATTGCTTTTAAATTAACAAAATCCATAACAAGTTCTATACCTTTTTTAATTTCTGTATTTAAAAATGCCATTAATCCACCGGCTGTACCACCTGCAGCGCCAGCTCCTTCAATATTGTGTATTGAAATATTTTTCTTTTCTTCAATGATGTCAGCAAAATGTTTTAATGATTGATCTAATTGTTCGACCATTTCTAGTGTAGCACCTTTTTGAGGACCAAATATATAACTTGCACCATTTTTACCAATAAATGGGTTAGTAACATCACAAGCAATATCAAACTGAGCTTCTTTAACGCTAGGCATAACATTTGATTCGTCGATTGCGTCTATATCTTTTATATGTATAGCACCTGTTTGAATTTCATTTTTATTTTTATCTAAAAATCGAAATCCTAATGCTTGTAGAATGCCCACTCCAGCATCATTTGTTGCACTACCACCTAAACAAATAATAAAATGCCTAATTCCATTTTCTAAAGCATCTTTTATAAGTAATCCGGTACCATAAGTAGAAGCGTTATAAGGATTTAATTCTTCATTTGTCAGTAAATCAATACCAGAACTTGTTGCTAATTCAATAATCGCAGTTTTTTCATCACCTGAAATACCGTATTGGGCAGTTATATTTCTTCCTAAAGGATCCAAACTATTTATTTCTTTTACAGTACCATTTGTAGCTTGGACAAGATTAATCATTGTCCCTTCACCACCATCAGCCATAGGTAATAATTCTGTATTTATATTTGAATCA encodes the following:
- a CDS encoding aminodeoxychorismate/anthranilate synthase component II, whose translation is MILVIDNYDSFTYNLVDLIEQFEDVQIYHPDEAPLNLTIDGLVISPGPGHPDDTDDLNKIIEAYQDKPILGICLGAQALTTYYGGTVIVGKEVKHGKVDQIDLLESSVLYKNLNTGFNIMRYHSLISDEKTFPKCLTITGRTKDAIQSFEHKTHPHYGIQYHPESFASDYGTEIIEAFINQTKEGAHHEHIKTTHSIS
- a CDS encoding M42 family metallopeptidase, with the protein product MKINVKDTISTIKELVNINSPSGFADPAIEYCKNVAESLNYSTSTTNKGGLFIHVPGKNDEEQRLITAHVDTLGAIVKDIKSDGRLKLDLIGGFSWNAIEGEYCTITTQTGLEISGTICLHETSVHVYKNNTEIPRDAEHMEVRIDEKVFNAEDTRALGIEVGDAVSFDPRFEHTASGFVKSRHLDDKASVAMVLQFLKYIKEENIELPHTTQFYISNNEEIGYGANSSISEKVVEFIAFDMGALGDGQTSDEYTVSICVKDASGPYHVGLRNHFVELCKEHDIKYKLDIYPFYGSDASAALHAGADIRHGLFGAGIESSHALERTHEDSILESEKLLRAYCLSSIKSN
- a CDS encoding DUF3169 family protein produces the protein MKNKKILMIGNFILYMIIGGLIGGLSSTFLSDNHGVLEIKLTKTQTDIATIVILVFIIVLIFMLMNVYKKAKNLREIETTEENEDEIEIQLERTLIFPPVLLGLVTTLGLIILNIAINMTDEPNIMSLIIYILVMIVITILSYRFLSILGKLYPERNYPKPWDKKLNEKLIDMMDSGEQYITLVALQKTHVLNQQIIIGIICLSSIYSMVSNNNQFFSVTLMIILYLINTMYYTKKVSETL
- a CDS encoding anthranilate synthase component I, with the translated sequence MNIKYKKLNADITPEALGQIKNKKMILESASTDQMKGRFSIVAFDAIGKVNLHDDYFQIILNGEEHIQHEAPYEALEKFINNIKNEDIPDELSHLPFVSGLIGYCSFDLIRYQNKLLKQIEVKSDYPDVSFNLVESAYVFDHFKEDLFIIATNLFSDKDENELSDELNNLFNDLKKVPLFQNKIEHSKRGELETNISEEDFMKEVTYFKSLISKGDMFQVVPSRIYKYKHYFEASHQDELKLQLYKNLKRQNPSPYMYYVDDEERTVIGSSPESFIKKEGDVITTNPIAGTHKRGATEEEDKQNEIELLTDEKELSEHRMLVDLGRNDLNIIAQRGTVHIPKLMTIERFEHVMHIYTIVEGKIKPEITPLQMITALLPAGTVSGAPKTRAITRLYESRKQKRGIYAGGVGYINCNHDLDFALAIRTMVVDSEYVNVEAGCGVVYDSNPNKELKETMIKAKSLLEVSP
- a CDS encoding helix-turn-helix transcriptional regulator yields the protein MKNRVKELRAREGYNQTELAKKAGISRQTVSLIERNNFMPSILTAVRIARILKENVEEVFIFEEDEL
- a CDS encoding glycerate kinase; the encoded protein is MNILIAPDSFKGSTDALSVAKAIEKGVLKVDSNINTELLPMADGGEGTMINLVQATNGTVKEINSLDPLGRNITAQYGISGDEKTAIIELATSSGIDLLTNEELNPYNASTYGTGLLIKDALENGIRHFIICLGGSATNDAGVGILQALGFRFLDKNKNEIQTGAIHIKDIDAIDESNVMPSVKEAQFDIACDVTNPFIGKNGASYIFGPQKGATLEMVEQLDQSLKHFADIIEEKKNISIHNIEGAGAAGGTAGGLMAFLNTEIKKGIELVMDFVNLKAIIEEKQFDYIVTGEGKIDGQTAGGKVISGVCKVAKAYNIPVIAIGGSIEGDLSSLHEQGLAAAFSITNGPMTLNEAIENSKILIEKQSEQIYRMLYTSSRKN
- a CDS encoding prephenate dehydrogenase: MQRIFIVGLGLIGGSLIQNIKYHHPHIHITGYDFFEKHSEIALSMHMIDEIALDFDTAAKDADLIILATPVQQSIEYGKRLLEIETKPGLIVTDTGSTKIGLSTLETDLLHKNIHLIGGHPMAGSHKSGVINSKKHLFENAYYVLIFDQEENEPAYSEIKLLLEPTKAKFIKMSAKEHDYVTGVVSHFPHIIASSLIHMNEENTKVSEYVKTLAAGGFRDITRIASSNADMWRDITLENKAHLVTLMENWIEQMERTKEIIQEGNPSLIHDFFSSAKTYRDKLPVKEQGALTSTFDLYVDIPDKPGMISEVTRILGQNHISITNIRILEVREDIMGALRLSFKSSNDRDRAIEALNTFDTYTL